Part of the Candidatus Thiothrix putei genome, ATACAGATCTTCTGCTTTCGCGGCAACATCCGGTGATTTCTGCATGTTCAAGGGCGCAATGACCACCGTGAATGGCGCAATCGCCGCAGGCCAGCGGATACCGAATTCGTCGTTATTCTGCTCAATCGCGGAGGCGACGACACGCGAAACGCCGATGCCGTAGCAACCCATCGTCATCACTTGCGCACGTCCGCTTTCATCCAGCACTGTCGCGTTGAGTTTTGATGAATAGGTTTTGCCTAACTGGAAAATATGCCCGACTTCAATACCGCGCACAATGGAGAGCGTGCCGCACCCGTCGGGACTGGGGTCGCCTTCGATGACATTGCGCAAATCGGCCACTTTTGGTAGAGCAACATCGCGTTCCCAGTTGATGCCGAAGAAGTGTTTGCCGTCGATATTCGCGCCTGCGCCGAAGTCAGACATATTTGCGACTGTGCGGTCAGCAACCACCGGAATCTTTAAACCGACCGGGCCTAAGGAGCCGGGGCCTGCACCAATTAGCGGACGAATTTCATCTTCACGGGCAAAGCGCAATGGCACAGCAACGCCGGGGATTTTTTCCGCTTTGATTTCGTTCAAGGTATGATCGCCGCGTACTAGCAGTGCGACAAAATCGTATTCTGCATCTTCGGCAGCAGCCACGATCAGGGTTTTGATGGTTTTTTCAATTGGTAAGCCGAATTGTTCCACCAATTCCTCGATAGTTTTAGCGTTAGGCGTATCGACTTCACGCATTGTCTCCGTCGGGGCGGCGCGTTCGGCAATCAGGCAAACCGCTTCTGCCAATTCGATATTCGCGGCGTAGTTGCTGCCACTGGCGAAGGCAATCGCATCTTCACCGGAATCAGCCAATACATGGAATTCGTGCGAAGCGTTGCCCCCGATCGAGCCGGTATCCGCTTGCACCGGGCGGAAATCCAAGCCCAACCGCTGGAAGATGCGCGAATACGCCGCGTACATGGCGTCATAGGTTTCTTGCAGCGATTCTTGGGTGAGGTGGAAGGAATACGCATCCTTCATCAAGAATTCACGCGCGCGCATCACGCCAAAACGCGGGCGCACTTCGTCACGGAATTTGGTTTGAATCTGGTAGAAATTGATCGGCAATTGCTTGTAGCTGCTCAATTCTTTGCGGGCGTAATCGGTAATGATTTCTTCGTGGGTTGGGCCGTAGCAAAAATCACGGCTGTGACGGTCACGAATGCGCAGCAATTCTGCCCCGTACTTTTCCCAACGACCGGATTCTTGCCAGAGTTCGGCGGGTTGGATGGAGGGCATCAGCACTTCTATCGCACCCGCGTTGTTCATTTCTTCGCGCACGATAGCTTCGACTTTGCGCAATACGCGCAAGCCATACGGCATCCACGTATACAGACCGGAAGCGAGGCGGCGAATCATGCCAGCGCGTAGCATTAATTGGTGGCTGATGACTTCGGCATCGGCGGGCGTTTCGCGCAGGGTGGTGAGGGGGAATCGGGAAACTCGCATGGTGTTGTCTTCTATCCGGTGTGTGAAAGGGGTGATTATAGATTTCGTGGCAGATTTGCGAAACCCCTATAGTGCCGTGGCGTATATGTTGATGAATCAAGTCAGAATTACTCACTAAATTTGATGGAAATCAATGTTGTTGCATTGCGCTTCAGAGTAGATTCGGCCCACAACAGGTAAGAGTCTGAGGAGGTGGCAAGCGGGTAGAGTGGTGTGGCATTTCACCTGCGAAGTGAGTGTGATGCTATGAGCATCTGTTGATCTGCAAAGCTAAGTATATGTTTGTTAATAATTAAATAATTTGGCATCTTTTTTGCTTTGTTCGCGATGAAGTTTTTAATGCGCTAGAGGTAATGCTATTTATGGTAACCGATGAAGTCGTCGATCTCTCGCGGCTGCAATTTGCAGTCACTGCCCTTTACCATTTCCTGTTTGTCCCCTTGACGCTTGGCATGACCTTCATGCTGGCGATCATGGAGTCGGTCTATGTGATGACCGGCAAGCAAATCTACAAGGACATGGTGAAATTCTGGGGCAAACTATTCGGTATTAACTTCGCGCTCGGTGTCACTACTGGCCTGACAATGGAATTTCAGTTCGGCACGAACTGGGCATATTACTCACACTATGTCGGTGACGTGTTCGGCGCACCGCTGGCCATTGAAGGTTTAATGGCCTTCTTCCTCGAATCGACCTTCGTCGGTTTGTTCTTCTTTGGTTGGGATCGCTTGAGCAAAGTGCAACATTTATCTGTCACTTGGTTGATGGCGATTGGCACGAATCTTTCTGCGCTGTGGATTTTGATTGCGAATGGCTGGATGCAAAATCCGGTGGGTGCAATCTTTAGCCATGAAACCATGCGCATGGAAATGGTGGATTTCGCCGCTGTCTTGCTAAATCCGGTTGCGCAAGTGAAGTTTATTCACACGGTTGCAGCAGGTTATGTGACGGGAGCAATGTTCGTGTTGTCGATCAGTGCGTGGTACATCCTCAAAGGGCGTGATCTTGGGTTTGCGAAACGTTCGTTTGCGGTGGCGGCGGGTTTCGGTATGGCTTCCATCCTCTCGGTTATTTTGCTGGGTGATGAAAGCGGTTATGAAGCGGGTGACGTGCAAAAAATGAAACTCGCGGCGATTGAAGCGGAATGGGAAACCCACCCCGCACCGGCGGGTTTCAACCTGATTGCTTTCCCGGATCAGGAAAAGGGCGAGAACAGTTTTGAGGTGAAAATCCCTTACGCACTCGGTCTGATTGCCACCCGCTCGCTGACGGAAGAGGTGAAGGGTATCAATGATTTGGTCGAGGAAAATACCCAGCGCATCCGTAACGGGATTTTGGCTTACGACCTGTTCCTGAAAATGCGGGCAGGCACTGCGAGTGATGTGGATAAGGAAAGTTTTGAGCGGTTGCGGGTTGACCTAGGTTACGGTTTGCTATTGAAGCGTTACACCCCGAATGTGGTGGATGCGACCGAGGCGCAAATCCAAATGGCGGCGAAAGACACTGTGCCACACGTTGCACCGTTGTTCTGGACATTCCGCATTATGGTGGCTTCGGGCTTCTTTATGTTGATGGTGTTTGCGCTGTCATTCTATTACACCGCGAAAAAGACCGCGTTTGAAAAGCGTTGGTTGATGCGTTTGGCGTTCTTCAGCTTGCCGTTGCCCTGGATTGCGATTGAATCCGGTTGGTTTGTGGCGGAATACGGGCGTCAACCTTGGGCGATTGGGGAGGTGTTGCCAACGTTCTTGGGTACTTCAACGCTGACGGAGTGGGATTTGATTGGGTCAATTGCTGGCTTTGTATTCTTCTACACCATTTTGCTAGTGGCGGAAATGTACTTAATGATCAAGTTTGCCAAACAAGGCCCCAGCAGCCTGCACACCGGGCGCTACTACTTTGAGAAGCACGGTGGCGGTCACGCGGGTGCGGTTTACGCTGATAAAATGAACGATCAGGTCTAAGGAGCAAACCATGATTTTTGATTACGAAACGTTTAAGTTGATCTGGTGGGTATTGGTCGGCGTGCTGTTTATTGGCTTTGCCTTGACCGATGGCTTCGATATGGGCGTGGGTGCGTTGTTGCGCTATGTCGGCAGAAATGACGAGGAGCGCCGTGTGGCAATCAATGCGATTGCGCCGCATTGGGATGGCAATCAGGTGTGGTTGATTCTGGCGGCGGGGGCGATTTTTGCGGCTTGGCCGATTACCTTTGGTGCGTCGTTTTCGACGTTTTATTGGGCGTTGGTATTGACCTTGTTTTCGCTGTTTTTCCGTCCGGTGGGCTTTGATTACCGTTCTAAAATTGCGGATACGCGCTGGCGGAATACGTGGGATTGGGGGTTGGTGATCGCGGGTGTTGTGCCGCCATTGGTCATCGGCGTGGCGTTTGGCAATTTGTTGCTGGGTGTGCCGTTTGCGTTTGACGAGTTTTTGCGAATTACGACTTACGGCTCGTTCTTTAAGTTGTTCCACCCATTTGCGGTGTTGGTGGGCTTGGTGAGTTTGCTGATGTTTACCATGCAGGGTGCGACGTATTTAATGCTGCGTACTGATGATGTGGTGTATGAGCGTTCACGTAAGGCGGCGCGATGGACAGCGGCTGGGGTGATTATCACCTTCGGGCTGGCGGGCATTTGGTTGTGGGCAGGGATTGATGGTTATGCGATTGTGCAAGAGCCGCCCCATGATTCACTGCCGAATCCGGTAGCGAAAACCGTTGTGCCGATGGCGGGCGCATGGTTGGCGAATTACAGCACGTATCCGTTGGCAATTGCTGCGCCGTTGGCGGGTTTCGTTGGGGCATTCGGGGTATTGATGCTGGCAAGTGGTAAAGGTCGCCCGGTATTGAGTTTCGTCCATAGCTCTTTGTGCTTGATTGGGGTGATCATGACGGCGGGTGTTTCCTTGTTCCCGTTTGTGATGCCTTCCAGCTTGAACCCGAACCACAGTTTGACGATTTGGGATTCGGCTTCCAGCCATTTGACGTTGGCGATTATGTTCTGGGCGGCGATGATTTTTGTGCCATTGATTCTGTTCTACACCATTTGGTGCTACAAACAGATGTGGGGCAAGATTACCGTTAAATTCATCCGTGAAAATGATCACGCCGTTTATTAAGGAGATTTTAGCATGTGGTATTTTGCTTGGTTACTCGGCGTATTGCTGGCGTGTTCCTTCGGTATCATTAACGTGATGTGGCTGGAGTTTCATGGCGGCTTGGATACGGATGATGAAAAGTAAGGCGTGAAGCACGTCTGAGAAAAGGGGAGTGCTGCGGCACTCCTTTTTTATGGGATAGGGGTTGATGTGCTAATATCTCGGTATTCATCGAGTCAGGAGTGCTAACCGTGCCGCCATTAGCGTTTCAATTGGATTATCTCAGTGTTGAGGATTACCTCCGTGGTGAGCGTGTCAGTGAACAAAAGTATGAATATGTCGAGGGAATAGCGTATGCGATGGCGGGCGCGAGCCTGCGGCATAATCTAATTACCAATAATTTTTCAGCATTGTTGTGGGTACAGTTGCGGGGCAAGCCGTGTTTCCCGCTGACCAGTGATATGTTGGTGAAAACCAAAACAGAGCGTTTTCGTTATCCCGATTTGATGGTGGTGTGTAATGATGATCCCTCTGATGATGATTATGTGCGGGAAGCGCCGTTATTGATTGTCGAGGTGATTTCTGAAAGTACACGGCGTAAAGATAAAACTGAAAAACGTGCTGAATATCTGGCGTTACCCAGTTTATTGGAATATGTTTTGATTGAACAGGATATTGCAGAAGTAACGGTTTATCGGCGTATCGATAATTGGCAACCCTCTTATTATTATCTGGGACAGGAATTGGTGCTGGAGTCTATCGGTGTTACTGTGTCGGTGGCTGATTTATATGAGCGGGTGGAAAACGGGGATATGGTGAAATGGCGGACAGATTTAGGATAGCGGCTATCAATAATGACCACACAATCTCAACCCAAGCCTCATAAACCAGCCCCTGAAATCCTCACCGCGCTCAAAGGCTGGAAAACCCATTCTGGTTTCTGGCTGAAAGCCGCTGTTGCGATTGGTTTGACTTCCGGTTTGCTGCTGATTGCGCAGGCGTGGTTGCTGGCAAATGTCGTCAATGCCGTAGTATTTGCCGAAGCAGCTTTAGCGGATGTCATGCCCAGTCTGTGGGGTTTGCTGGCATTATTTCTCCTGCGGGCAGGCTTGGCGTGGGCATCCGAACAAGCCGCGTTTCATGCTGCGGTGCAGGTCAAGCTTGCCATCCGCGCCCAACTTTACCAAAAAGTGCAGCAACTCGGCTCCGCGTGGTTGACGGGTGAGCGCAGCGGCGATTTACTCAATACCCTCAGCGATGGGGTGGAGGCACTCGAAGCCTATTACGCCCGCTACATTCCCGCGATGTCACTGATGGCACTCGTGCCGCTGGCGATATTGGTGTTTGTGTTTGCCAATGACTGGTTGTCGGCAGTGGTGATGCTGGTGACAGCCCCGCTGATTCCGGTGTTCATGATTCTGATAGGCAAAGGCACGGAAAAGCGTAACCAGCAGCAATGGCAACAATTGGCGCGGATGAGTGCGCATTTCCTCGACGTGATTCAAGGCTTAACCACCCTGAAACTGTTCAATGCCAGCCGCCGCGAAGCGCAAGTGGTGGCACAAGTTTCCGACGAATACCGCCAAAGCACGATGTCGGTATTGCGGGTCGCGTTTCTGTCCTCGTTCGCGCTGGAATTTTTCGCCGCAGTCAGCATTGCGATTATTGCGGTGTTGATCGGCTTCCGCCTGTTTTGGGGGGAAATGGATTTTCTGTACGGCTTTTTTGTGCTGCTGCTTGCGCCCGAATTCTACCTGCCGCTGCGCAATATGGGGACGCAGTATCATGCGCGAATGGCGGCGATAGGGGCGGCGGAGAAGATGGTGGGAATGCTAGAAGAGAAAATCCCCCTCAATCCCCCTTTTTCAAAGGGGGAGGCTGGATGTGCTACTTTCCTGATTCCCCCCTTTGAAAAAGGGGGGCTAGGGGGGATTTCTCTTCAAAACCTTTCCTTCATCTACCCCGACGCTAGAACCGCCCTAAGCAACCTCTCGCTGGACATCCACCCCAACGAAACCCTAGCCATCGTCGGCGCAAGCGGTGCTGGCAAAACCACGCTAATCAACCTGCTAATGGGTTTCCTACAACCCCAAAGTGGGCAAATCCTCATCGGCGATACGCCGTTAACCGCCATTGCCCCGGAAATCTGGCGCAAACACCTAGCATGGCTGCCGCAAAAACCGCAACTGTTCCCCGGCACGGTTGCCGACAATATCCGCCTCGGCAATCCCACTGCAACGCTGACACAAGTGCAAGCCGCTGCCGAACAAGCCTATGCCGCCGAATTCATCGTCAAATTGCCGCAAGGTTATGACACGCTGATTGGCGAAGCGGGGCAAGGGCTTTCCGGCGGACAAGTGCAACGCATCGCACTGGCACGGGCATTCCTCAAGGATGCGCCGCTGGTAATTCTCGACGAAGCCACCGCCAACCTTGACCGTGCCAGCGAAACTTTGGTGCAAGCCGGGGTCGAACGTTTGGCGCAAGGGCGCACGCTGGTGATGATTGCGCACCGTTTACGCACCGTACAAACCGCCGACCGGATTGTGGTGCTGGATCAGGGTACGGTGAGCGCGATTGGGACGCACGCCGAATTGCTGGTCAGTTCCCCGCTCTACCGGCAGATGCAAGCGGCTTACGGGGGTGAAGCATGAACGATTTACTGCGTTTGTTGCGCCTGTTCAAGCCGTATTGGAACTGGGCGGCATTGGGCATGGGCTTGTCATTCATCACCTTGCTGGCGA contains:
- a CDS encoding proline--tRNA ligase, which gives rise to MRVSRFPLTTLRETPADAEVISHQLMLRAGMIRRLASGLYTWMPYGLRVLRKVEAIVREEMNNAGAIEVLMPSIQPAELWQESGRWEKYGAELLRIRDRHSRDFCYGPTHEEIITDYARKELSSYKQLPINFYQIQTKFRDEVRPRFGVMRAREFLMKDAYSFHLTQESLQETYDAMYAAYSRIFQRLGLDFRPVQADTGSIGGNASHEFHVLADSGEDAIAFASGSNYAANIELAEAVCLIAERAAPTETMREVDTPNAKTIEELVEQFGLPIEKTIKTLIVAAAEDAEYDFVALLVRGDHTLNEIKAEKIPGVAVPLRFAREDEIRPLIGAGPGSLGPVGLKIPVVADRTVANMSDFGAGANIDGKHFFGINWERDVALPKVADLRNVIEGDPSPDGCGTLSIVRGIEVGHIFQLGKTYSSKLNATVLDESGRAQVMTMGCYGIGVSRVVASAIEQNNDEFGIRWPAAIAPFTVVIAPLNMQKSPDVAAKAEDLYAQLQAVGVDVLLDDRALRPGAMFADHELLGIPHRVIISERGLQAGELEYKARSGGDAVKIPVADILAFIQGKLAG
- a CDS encoding cytochrome ubiquinol oxidase subunit I, with the protein product MVTDEVVDLSRLQFAVTALYHFLFVPLTLGMTFMLAIMESVYVMTGKQIYKDMVKFWGKLFGINFALGVTTGLTMEFQFGTNWAYYSHYVGDVFGAPLAIEGLMAFFLESTFVGLFFFGWDRLSKVQHLSVTWLMAIGTNLSALWILIANGWMQNPVGAIFSHETMRMEMVDFAAVLLNPVAQVKFIHTVAAGYVTGAMFVLSISAWYILKGRDLGFAKRSFAVAAGFGMASILSVILLGDESGYEAGDVQKMKLAAIEAEWETHPAPAGFNLIAFPDQEKGENSFEVKIPYALGLIATRSLTEEVKGINDLVEENTQRIRNGILAYDLFLKMRAGTASDVDKESFERLRVDLGYGLLLKRYTPNVVDATEAQIQMAAKDTVPHVAPLFWTFRIMVASGFFMLMVFALSFYYTAKKTAFEKRWLMRLAFFSLPLPWIAIESGWFVAEYGRQPWAIGEVLPTFLGTSTLTEWDLIGSIAGFVFFYTILLVAEMYLMIKFAKQGPSSLHTGRYYFEKHGGGHAGAVYADKMNDQV
- the cydB gene encoding cytochrome d ubiquinol oxidase subunit II; the encoded protein is MFDYETFKLIWWVLVGVLFIGFALTDGFDMGVGALLRYVGRNDEERRVAINAIAPHWDGNQVWLILAAGAIFAAWPITFGASFSTFYWALVLTLFSLFFRPVGFDYRSKIADTRWRNTWDWGLVIAGVVPPLVIGVAFGNLLLGVPFAFDEFLRITTYGSFFKLFHPFAVLVGLVSLLMFTMQGATYLMLRTDDVVYERSRKAARWTAAGVIITFGLAGIWLWAGIDGYAIVQEPPHDSLPNPVAKTVVPMAGAWLANYSTYPLAIAAPLAGFVGAFGVLMLASGKGRPVLSFVHSSLCLIGVIMTAGVSLFPFVMPSSLNPNHSLTIWDSASSHLTLAIMFWAAMIFVPLILFYTIWCYKQMWGKITVKFIRENDHAVY
- the cydX gene encoding cytochrome bd-I oxidase subunit CydX; this translates as MWYFAWLLGVLLACSFGIINVMWLEFHGGLDTDDEK
- a CDS encoding Uma2 family endonuclease, translating into MPPLAFQLDYLSVEDYLRGERVSEQKYEYVEGIAYAMAGASLRHNLITNNFSALLWVQLRGKPCFPLTSDMLVKTKTERFRYPDLMVVCNDDPSDDDYVREAPLLIVEVISESTRRKDKTEKRAEYLALPSLLEYVLIEQDIAEVTVYRRIDNWQPSYYYLGQELVLESIGVTVSVADLYERVENGDMVKWRTDLG
- the cydD gene encoding thiol reductant ABC exporter subunit CydD produces the protein MTTQSQPKPHKPAPEILTALKGWKTHSGFWLKAAVAIGLTSGLLLIAQAWLLANVVNAVVFAEAALADVMPSLWGLLALFLLRAGLAWASEQAAFHAAVQVKLAIRAQLYQKVQQLGSAWLTGERSGDLLNTLSDGVEALEAYYARYIPAMSLMALVPLAILVFVFANDWLSAVVMLVTAPLIPVFMILIGKGTEKRNQQQWQQLARMSAHFLDVIQGLTTLKLFNASRREAQVVAQVSDEYRQSTMSVLRVAFLSSFALEFFAAVSIAIIAVLIGFRLFWGEMDFLYGFFVLLLAPEFYLPLRNMGTQYHARMAAIGAAEKMVGMLEEKIPLNPPFSKGEAGCATFLIPPFEKGGLGGISLQNLSFIYPDARTALSNLSLDIHPNETLAIVGASGAGKTTLINLLMGFLQPQSGQILIGDTPLTAIAPEIWRKHLAWLPQKPQLFPGTVADNIRLGNPTATLTQVQAAAEQAYAAEFIVKLPQGYDTLIGEAGQGLSGGQVQRIALARAFLKDAPLVILDEATANLDRASETLVQAGVERLAQGRTLVMIAHRLRTVQTADRIVVLDQGTVSAIGTHAELLVSSPLYRQMQAAYGGEA